One Mya arenaria isolate MELC-2E11 chromosome 7, ASM2691426v1 genomic window carries:
- the LOC128239933 gene encoding uncharacterized protein LOC128239933, whose amino-acid sequence MMHHPSPGNPITGCTFKGCLRLNYEGELLCRMLKAAFRRGLMFMLGKEGKVVLNGVSLYDDYVYTHGGRCRYSQYKQSLEVVLASKGITAANVVETGSLEETFAVDAARSS is encoded by the exons ATGCACCATCCGTCCCCGGGAAACCCGATAACAGGCTGCACGTTCAAAGGATGCTTGAGGTTGAACTATGAGGGCGAGCTGCTATGTAGAATGTTAAAGGCAGCATTTAGGAGAGGGTTGATGTTCATGTTGGGGAAGGAAGGAAAAGTTGTTTTGAATGGCGTCTCATTGTATGATGATTATGTGTATACTCACGG AGGGCGGTGTCGTTATTCTCAATACAAACAGTCGTTGGAAGTGGTGCTTGCATCCAAAGGCATCACAGCGGCGAACGTAGTTGAGACGGGCAGCCTGGAAGAGACTTTCGCTGTTGATG CTGCACGCAGTTCATAA